From the Lathyrus oleraceus cultivar Zhongwan6 chromosome 4, CAAS_Psat_ZW6_1.0, whole genome shotgun sequence genome, one window contains:
- the LOC127076827 gene encoding 2-hydroxyisoflavanone dehydratase — MASSSDANKEIEKELLPLIRVYKDGTIERLMSSPMVPPSLQDPQTGVSSKDIVISNHNNPALSARIFLPKSHHKNQKLPILLYFHGGAFCVESPFSFLCHRYLNLLVSESNIIAVSVDFRLLPLHPLPAAYEDGWTSLQWVASHTSNYETNNSNLEREPWLLDYGDFNKVYIGGDVNGANLAHNLAMRAGSETLPNNLKILGALLCCPFFWGSKPIGSEPVEEHENSLAMKVWNFVYPNAKGGIDNPMVNPCAPGAPSLATLGCSKILVTITDKDEFRDRDMLYYESVKKSGWQGQLELFEAGDEEHGFQMFKPETDRAKQFLKRLASFLV, encoded by the coding sequence ATGGCTTCTTCTTCCGATGCCAACAAAGAGATAGAAAAAGAGCTTCTACCCCTTATCCGTGTCTACAAAGATGGCACCATAGAGCGTCTCATGAGCTCTCCAATGGTTCCACCTTCCCTTCAAGACCCTCAAACTGGTGTCTCCTCCAAAGATATTGTTATCTCCAATCATAACAACCCCGCCCTCTCTGCTCGCATTTTCCTTCCAAAATCCCACCACAAAAACCAGAAACTTCCCATCTTACTCTACTTTCATGGCGGGGCTTTCTGCGTCGAATCGCCTTTTTCCTTTTTGTGCCACCGTTACCTCAACCTGTTAGTTTCAGAATCTAATATAATAGCTGTTTCTGTTGATTTCAGACTCCTTCCACTACATCCTCTTCCTGCAGCTTATGAAGATGGTTGGACTTCTCTCCAATGGGTTGCTTCACACACAAGTAATTACGAAACAAACAATAGTAACTTGGAAAGAGAACCGTGGTTGCTAGATTATGGTGATTTCAACAAAGTTTACATAGGTGGTGATGTCAATGGTGCTAACCTTGCTCATAACTTAGCTATGCGTGCTGGATCTGAAACATTACCAAACAACCTTAAAATATTGGGGGCATTACTATGTTGTCCTTTTTTCTGGGGCTCAAAGCCAATTGGGTCAGAGCCTGTAGAGGAGCATGAGAATAGCTTGGCTATGAAAGTGTGGAACTTTGTGTACCCTAATGCAAAGGGTGGGATTGATAACCCCATGGTCAACCCTTGTGCACCAGGTGCACCTAGTTTGGCTACACTTGGGTGTTCTAAGATACTAGTTACTATTACTGACAAAGATGAGTTTAGAGACAGAGATATGTTGTACTACGAATCGGTAAAAAAAAGTGGGTGGCAAGGTCAACTTGAACTTTTTGAAGCTGGAGATGAGGAACATGGTTTCCAGATGTTCAAACCTGAAACTGATAGAGCCAAACAATTTCTCAAACGCTTGGCATCTTTTCTTGTTTGA
- the LOC127076826 gene encoding probable ATP-dependent DNA helicase CHR12 — MEQALIGALNYVSRNLPLPPQLFNTVSSICYGSEPKPLPCDSSDDVSNSTQDEDLLTELQDALSKQRPNCDSSSKLNKAIKIRSLTRIQHRLTQLEGLPSRLGDDLQTRCLLELYGLKLAELQGKVRMEVSSEYWLNVKCAYPDKQLFDWGMMRLRRPPYGVGDPFSIDAADDQIRKKRDTERLSRLEEQAKSHTETRTRRFFAEILNAVREFQLQIQSSLKRRKQRNDAVQAWHGRQRQRATRAEKLRFQALKADDQEAYMRMVKESKNERLTLLLEETNKLLVNLGAAVQRQRDSKQSNGIEPLENSEACLPQSDALKNEISKESPLDEDVDLMDSDHNDDTSDLLEGQRQYNSAIHSIQEKVTEQPSTLQGGELRPYQIEGLQWMLSLFNNNLNGILADEMGLGKTIQTISLIAYLLEYKGVTGPFLIVAPKAVLPNWVSEFSTWAPSISAVLYDGRMDERKAIKEELSREGKFHVLITHYDLIMRDKAFLKKIYWKYLIVDEGHRLKNHECALARTLDSSYHIERRLLLTGTPIQNSLQELWSLLNFLLPSIFNSVQNFEDWFNAPFADRVDVSLTDEEQLLIIRRLHQVIRPFILRRKKAEVEKFLPGKSQVILKCDMSAWQKVYYQQVTDVGRVGLDNGCGKSKSLQNLTMQLRKCCNHPYLFVGNYDIYNRKEEIVRASGKFELLDRLLPKLRRAGHRVLLFSQMTRLMDILEVYLQLHDYKFLRLDGSTKTEERGSLLKKFNAPDSPYFMFLLSTRAGGLGLNLQTADTVIIFDSDWNPQMDQQAEDRAHRIGQKKEVRVFVLVSVGSVEEVILERAKQKMGIDAKVIQAGLFNTTSTAQDRREMLEEIMRRGSSSLGTDVPSEREINRLAARSDEEFWLFERMDEDRRQQENYRSRLMTEHELPDWVYSAVNKDDKVKAFDSSGITGKRKRKEVVYADTLSDLQWMKAVENGQDVSRLSAKGKRRNHLPADSHAQTSDDTAAEERLLELSNTVENERSSEDTSNATPASKRLKHEEISSHKHEKVDVGGSGLKEHVFSWNVHRKKRSSYLSQGSSSDTRGQNANGRRSS, encoded by the exons ATGGAGCAAGCATTGATTGGTGCACTGAACTATGTATCTCGAAATCTTCCTCTTCCTCCTCAACTCTTCAACACCGTTTCTTCTATCTGTTATGGATCTGAACCTAAACCCCTACCTTGCGATTCCTCC GATGACGTGAGCAATTCTACACAAGACGAAGATTTATTGACTGAGCTTCAAGACGCACTGTCCAAACAACGCCCTAATTGTGATTCTAGTTCCAAATTAAACAAAGCAATCAAAATTCGTTCGTTAACTCGGATTCAGCACCGCTTAACTCAGCTTGAAG GTTTGCCTTCCAGATTGGGAGACGACCTACAGACAAGGTGCTTGCTTGAGCTTTATGGACTAAAG CTGGCGGAGTTGCAGGGGAAGGTTAGGATGGAAGTGAGCTCTGAATATTGGCTTAATGTTAAATGTGCATATCCCGACAAACAATTATTTGACTGGGGCATGATGCGGTTGCGGCGTCCTCCTTATGGTGTTGGAGATCCATTTTCCATTGATGCTGCTGATGATCAAATAAGGAAGAAGCGGGACACAGAG AGACTATCTAGATTAGAAGAGCAAGCAAAAAGTCACACAGAGACCAGAACAAGAAGATTTTTTGCAGAAATACTGAATGCTGTCCGTGAGTTCCAGTTACAAATCCAAAGTTCATTGAAGAGAAGAAAACAGAGGAATGATGCTGTTCAG GCATGGCATGGAAGGCAAAGACAACGTGCAACTCGGGCAGAGAAATTGAGATTCCAAGCTTTAAAGGCTGATGATCAGGAAGCTTACATGAGAATGGTGAAAGAGAGTAAGAATGAAAGATTAACTTTGCTTCTTGAAGAAACAAATAAACTGCTTGTAAATTTGGGAGCAGCGGTTCAACGTCAAAGAGACTCCAAACAATCAAATGGTATTGAACCATTGGAAAATTCAGAGGCTTGTTTACCACAATCAGATGCTTTGAAGAATGAAATTTCCAAGGAATCACCTCTTGATGAAGATGTGGATTTAATGGATTCTGATCATAATGATGACACTAGTGATTTACTTGAAGGCCAGAGGCAATACAATTCTGCCATACATTCCATTCAAGAAAAG GTAACTGAGCAACCATCTACTCTTCAAGGTGGAGAATTAAGACCATACCAGATAGAAGGGCTCCAGTGGATGCTTTCTTTGTTTAATAACAACTTAAATGGAATTTTGGCTGATGAAATGGGGCTTGGAAAGACAATACAAACCATTTCATTGATAGCATATCTTTTAGAATACAAGGGTGTGACTGGCCCTTTTTTGATTGTGGCTCCAAAGGCTGTTCTGCCAAATTGGGTCAGCGAGTTCTCAACATGGGCTCCTAG CATTTCAGCTGTTCTATACGATGGACGGATGGATGAGAGAAAAGCAATAAAGGAAGAACTCTCAAGGGAGGGCAAGTTTCATGTTCTGATAACACATTATGATCTTATAATGAGAGATAAAGCATTTCTGAAGAAAATCTATTGGAAATACTTGATTGTTGATGAAGGGCATCGATTGAAAAATCATGAGTGTGCTCTAGCAAGAACCCTGGACTCTAG CTATCACATTGAACGAAGACTTCTGTTGACCGGTACCCCAATTCAGAACAGCCTGCAGGAATTGTGGTCCCTGCTCAATTTTCTCCTCCCAAGCATTTTCAATTCAGTTCAGAATTTTGAGGACTGGTTTAATGCCCCCTTTGCAGATCGAGTTGATGTATCCTTAACAGATGAAGAACAGTTATTGATTATTCGCCGTCTGCATCAG GTAATAAGGCCATTCATACTCAGAAGGAAAAAAGCTGAGGTAGAAAAGTTTCTTCCTGGGAAATCACAGGTCATACTGAAATGTGACATGTCAGCCTGGCAGAAAGTATATTATCAACAAGTGACTGACGTGGGCAGAGTTGGGTTAGACAATG GTTGTGGAAAATCAAAGAGTCTACAGAACTTGACAATGCAACTCAGGAAGTGTTGTAACCATCCCTACCTCTTTGTGGGAAACTATGATATATATAATCGAAAGGAGGAGATTGTCAGAGCATCAGGGAAATTTGAACTTCTTGACCGCTTGCTTCCAAAACTTCGTAGAGCTGGACATAGAGTCCTCCTTTTTTCACAAATGACTCGTCTCATGGATATTCTTGAAGTTTATCTTCAACTTCATGATTATAAATTTCTTAGACTTGACGGCTCAACAAAAACTGAGGAAAGAGGTTCCCTTCTAAAGAAATTCAATGCTCCTGACTCTCCATACTTTATGTTTCTCTTGAGCACTCGTGCTGGAGGACTTGGTTTGAACTTGCAAACAGCAGATACTGTTATAATCTTTGACAGTGATTGGAACCCACAAATGGATCAACAAGCCGAGGATCGAGCCCATCGCATTGGACAAAAAAAGGAAGTTAGAGTTTTTGTGTTAGTCAGTGTGGGATCAGTAGAAGAGGTGATACTAGAACGTGCTAAACAAAAGATGGGAATTGATGCCAAAGTCATCCAGGCAGGCCTTTTCAACACAACATCAACAG CTCAGGACAGGAGAGAAATGTTGGAGGAGATTATGCGTAGAGGTAGTAGCTCACTTGGAACAGACGTGCCAAGTGAGAGAGAAATTAACCGCCTTGCAGCCCGATCCGATGAGGAATTTTGGCTGTTTGAGAGAATGGACGAAGATAGAAGACAACAGGAGAATTACAGATCTCGTCTCATGACAGAGCATGAACTTCCAGATTGGGTATACTCTGCAGTAAATAAGGATGATAAGGTCAAAGCTTTTGACAGCAGTGGTATTACTGGAAAGCGAAAAAGAAAAGAAGTGGTATATGCAGATACGTTAAGCGATCTTCAATGGATGAAGGCTGTGGAAAACGGACAAGATGTATCTAGGCTTTCAGCTAAAGGAAAAAGAAGAAACCACCTCCCTGCGGACAGCCATGCACAAACGAGTGATGACACTGCAGCAGAAGAAAGGTTGTTAGAGTTAAGCAACACCGTGGAAAATGAGAGATCAAGTGAAGATACTTCCAATGCGACCCCTGCCTCTAAGAGATTAAAACATGAAGAAATAAGTTCCCATAAACATGAAAAGGTGGACGTTGGAGGAAGTGGTTTGAAGGAGCATGTATTTTCTTGGAATGTTCACAGAAAGAAAAGGTCAAGCTATCTTAGCCAGGGTTCGTCATCTGATACCAGAGGGCAGAATGCAAATGGAAGGAGATCAAGCTAA